From a region of the Vaginimicrobium propionicum genome:
- a CDS encoding phosphoenolpyruvate hydrolase family protein encodes MARLYTANEVTSRLREEISTGKPLFAPNCGFGLSAKLQEMGGADLIITSATSYWRMKGQGSLSALMPNSDINEIIFNLLPEVVANVSDAPILTLSGAFNPLLPHKEHLERLREAGVSGINPFMIKIYGDETVAQMDKIGIGWQREVEFVETAVKMDMFTLAYAFTPEEAKVMASVGAHSIATHFGSTVGGLKGAASNMTLDEATERSQLIFDAALKENPDVILFAHGGPIKGPAEAAHVIKNTSAHGFIGGSAAERVPIEKAILEITREYKDALNN; translated from the coding sequence ATGGCACGACTCTACACAGCAAATGAAGTCACGTCACGGTTACGCGAAGAGATCAGCACTGGCAAACCGCTGTTCGCACCAAACTGCGGGTTTGGGTTGTCAGCGAAACTACAAGAAATGGGTGGTGCTGATTTAATCATCACCTCGGCAACCAGCTACTGGCGGATGAAAGGGCAGGGATCCCTTTCGGCGCTAATGCCAAACAGCGACATCAACGAGATTATCTTCAATCTTCTTCCCGAGGTTGTTGCCAATGTTTCTGACGCCCCAATCTTGACCCTATCTGGAGCTTTCAACCCGCTATTGCCTCATAAAGAACATCTCGAGCGCCTCCGAGAGGCTGGCGTTAGCGGCATCAACCCGTTCATGATCAAGATCTACGGGGACGAAACGGTTGCCCAGATGGACAAAATTGGCATCGGCTGGCAACGCGAGGTCGAATTCGTCGAAACGGCCGTAAAAATGGACATGTTTACCCTCGCATACGCATTTACTCCCGAGGAAGCTAAAGTGATGGCCAGCGTTGGCGCGCACTCCATAGCAACCCACTTTGGTTCGACCGTCGGTGGGCTCAAAGGTGCGGCGTCCAATATGACGCTCGACGAGGCCACTGAACGAAGCCAGCTGATTTTCGATGCTGCTCTCAAAGAAAATCCCGATGTTATCTTGTTCGCCCACGGCGGCCCTATCAAAGGTCCTGCCGAGGCGGCTCATGTAATTAAAAACACCTCTGCTCACGGGTTTATAGGTGGTTCTGCGGCTGAACGCGTCCCGATTGAAAAAGCGATTCTGGAAATCACTCGCGAATATAAAGACGCACTCAATAACTAA
- a CDS encoding Tm-1-like ATP-binding domain-containing protein, translating to MNKNGKPVILCTGMCNTKGTEIQFLAEQVRANGGEPVIMDLSLGGSVDFADISNHDVGELASLDMDEVFAGPRADAIKKLGEAGAQMALKLREEGRCDGIISWAGSVGSTTVSIVMRALPFGVPKILMTDMASSDVSGWLGNKDIFIVSPTAEQGITAVTSKIVTQACAGIVAMAKVDDPPIGRPLAAVTSYGTTTPTQMRITNFFNDHGWDCSTFHAVGVGATMEDLIRSGDITAVVDMTPGELTNNMYDSVYGTPKTWRGVRMTAAPDMGIPNVVAPGGLDQCAYGAFETMKEEYLEDFRTGKRKGFRDTGKPYIHNENVTEMVPTIPEIIELSDFLAETLNGSKGPCAFVIPMRGWSAYDQEAALCTRERGWAEGNGDGPVWEPDEKYPQWSRRATAMLQRMWLKVDPNVVDLIWTDHHILDEEFANLLTTIVWDMINGEWEIGKYNNFSDKILNNKLTRL from the coding sequence ATGAATAAGAATGGTAAGCCCGTCATTCTCTGCACGGGGATGTGCAATACAAAAGGCACGGAAATCCAATTCCTTGCCGAACAGGTTCGTGCCAACGGTGGCGAACCTGTGATTATGGATCTTTCGCTTGGTGGAAGTGTAGATTTCGCTGACATTTCCAACCATGATGTTGGCGAGTTGGCGTCCTTGGACATGGATGAGGTATTTGCTGGCCCACGTGCCGACGCGATCAAAAAACTTGGTGAAGCTGGCGCCCAAATGGCTCTCAAGCTACGCGAAGAAGGACGTTGTGACGGCATCATAAGCTGGGCTGGTTCGGTGGGATCCACCACTGTGTCCATTGTGATGCGGGCGCTGCCATTTGGCGTTCCCAAGATTCTGATGACCGACATGGCGTCATCGGACGTGTCAGGATGGCTAGGCAATAAAGATATTTTCATTGTTTCGCCAACCGCTGAGCAAGGCATCACGGCCGTAACATCAAAGATCGTTACGCAAGCTTGTGCAGGCATCGTTGCTATGGCCAAGGTTGATGATCCTCCGATTGGTCGTCCGTTGGCTGCCGTTACTAGCTATGGGACGACGACGCCCACCCAGATGAGAATTACTAATTTCTTCAACGATCACGGGTGGGATTGCTCAACTTTCCATGCTGTTGGTGTCGGCGCGACTATGGAAGACCTGATTCGCTCTGGTGACATCACTGCTGTTGTTGATATGACACCTGGCGAATTGACTAACAACATGTACGATTCCGTTTACGGTACGCCTAAAACTTGGCGGGGCGTACGTATGACTGCCGCTCCTGACATGGGAATCCCAAATGTGGTTGCCCCTGGAGGTTTGGATCAATGTGCCTATGGCGCTTTTGAAACAATGAAGGAAGAATACCTAGAGGACTTCCGCACCGGTAAACGTAAAGGTTTCCGCGATACTGGTAAGCCTTACATTCACAACGAGAACGTCACCGAGATGGTGCCCACTATCCCGGAAATTATCGAGCTTTCGGATTTTCTCGCTGAAACCTTGAACGGTTCCAAAGGTCCGTGCGCATTTGTCATCCCAATGCGTGGTTGGTCAGCCTATGATCAGGAAGCAGCCTTGTGCACTCGTGAGCGTGGTTGGGCGGAAGGCAATGGTGATGGTCCCGTTTGGGAACCCGATGAAAAATATCCGCAATGGTCGCGCAGAGCAACTGCAATGTTGCAGCGGATGTGGTTGAAGGTTGATCCGAATGTGGTAGATCTCATCTGGACGGATCACCATATTCTTGACGAAGAATTCGCTAACCTTCTGACCACCATAGTTTGGGACATGATCAACGGTGAATGGGAAATTGGTAAATATAACAATTTCTCCGACAAGATTCTCAACAATAAGCTGACGAGACTCTAA
- a CDS encoding cyclase family protein, producing MNLKENMRIVDLSMPIEDHWRFPLSRISKYTARPQFVFHTTEIKIMSHGFSHVDAPFHVDRNMTTIDNMGLEPFWGSATVVDLSDLGDNAEINREVLESKCAQVQAGDIVLLRSDQELRHPTATKEYWTVSPWVSLSGARYLRELKVKATAFDFPQDRSIRAAYDPNYLSSEDVDEDEACHLELLRFGIPQFEYLSNFRALRQKRFIFFGLPLKITGCDGSPIRAVALEA from the coding sequence ATGAATCTTAAAGAAAATATGCGGATTGTTGATTTGTCAATGCCCATAGAAGACCATTGGAGATTTCCGCTTTCTAGAATTTCTAAGTATACTGCACGACCCCAGTTTGTTTTTCATACGACGGAAATCAAGATTATGTCGCATGGTTTTAGTCATGTCGATGCTCCTTTTCACGTTGACCGGAATATGACGACTATCGACAATATGGGACTAGAGCCATTTTGGGGTTCTGCAACCGTTGTAGATTTGAGTGATCTTGGTGACAATGCAGAGATAAATCGCGAAGTGCTTGAATCGAAATGCGCACAGGTCCAGGCAGGTGACATTGTGCTTTTGCGTTCCGATCAAGAGCTCCGTCACCCGACCGCCACTAAGGAATATTGGACGGTATCTCCTTGGGTAAGTCTGTCGGGAGCACGCTATTTGAGGGAGCTTAAGGTAAAAGCGACTGCATTTGATTTTCCGCAAGATCGAAGTATTCGCGCAGCTTACGATCCCAATTATCTTTCTAGTGAGGACGTAGATGAAGACGAAGCATGTCACCTAGAATTATTGAGATTCGGAATTCCCCAATTTGAATATTTAAGTAATTTTCGCGCCCTCAGGCAAAAGCGATTCATATTTTTTGGATTGCCTCTAAAGATAACGGGCTGCGATGGTTCGCCAATTAGAGCTGTGGCGTTGGAGGCCTAA
- a CDS encoding MFS transporter: MNASVVAGDRKKLNRRWTILIPVIMFIYIIAYIDRVNIGFGLTQIREALNMSASQAGFASGIFFIGYLILQVPGGYLAQKWSAKKVVTILMVLWGIMAIAQGLVTSFGQLLAARFLLGVFEGGVQPALMVMINRWFSLSEKTRANSFFIMHNPIATLITGPFAGLILSFGDWRLLFIIQGLLPILGLAIWWAFGADTPDKARWASQDERQLIETKRKSEERPAVESDWRAAVRSPFVWLMALLGFFVWFGFYGLQMWLPTLLKQSFTTDMEVGLVSAIPPVVTAIAIYLNGRGADKDGRYNFRVAVPLILGGIILALSTFVTADMRWLIVGIFAIAQACQLSFFGSYWTMNSILVKPAAVGAGFGIINGIGNLGGFLGPYVGGWITDATGSTPFATVVFGASVVMAGVMAVLLTPAVKRELAQRKEAQKVGEL, encoded by the coding sequence ATGAATGCTAGTGTAGTCGCAGGTGACCGGAAAAAATTAAACCGGCGGTGGACAATTCTTATCCCGGTCATAATGTTTATTTATATAATTGCGTATATTGACCGGGTCAACATTGGTTTTGGTTTAACTCAAATACGCGAAGCCTTGAATATGTCAGCATCGCAGGCGGGTTTCGCGTCAGGCATATTCTTTATCGGATATCTGATATTGCAGGTTCCTGGTGGCTACCTGGCTCAAAAATGGAGTGCGAAGAAGGTCGTAACCATTCTTATGGTGCTCTGGGGCATTATGGCGATTGCTCAGGGTCTTGTTACTTCTTTCGGACAGCTTTTGGCTGCTCGGTTTCTGCTGGGTGTTTTTGAGGGCGGCGTTCAACCAGCGCTCATGGTTATGATTAATCGCTGGTTCTCACTATCAGAAAAAACACGCGCCAATTCATTCTTCATTATGCATAATCCGATTGCGACACTTATCACCGGCCCATTTGCCGGTTTAATCTTGTCGTTTGGTGATTGGCGTTTGTTATTCATAATCCAAGGTCTGCTTCCCATCCTAGGCCTGGCAATCTGGTGGGCTTTCGGTGCCGATACTCCTGATAAGGCGCGTTGGGCATCCCAGGATGAACGTCAACTAATCGAGACGAAGCGCAAATCCGAAGAGCGCCCTGCGGTCGAGTCTGACTGGCGTGCTGCAGTTCGTTCACCATTCGTTTGGCTAATGGCGCTCTTGGGATTCTTTGTTTGGTTCGGTTTTTACGGGCTTCAGATGTGGCTGCCAACGCTGCTCAAACAATCTTTTACCACTGATATGGAAGTTGGCTTGGTGTCTGCTATTCCTCCGGTAGTAACGGCGATTGCCATCTATTTAAACGGTCGTGGTGCTGACAAGGACGGACGATATAACTTTCGTGTTGCGGTTCCGCTCATTCTCGGCGGCATAATTTTGGCGTTATCTACGTTCGTCACCGCTGATATGCGCTGGCTGATTGTTGGGATATTCGCCATCGCTCAAGCCTGTCAGCTTTCTTTCTTTGGGTCTTACTGGACGATGAACTCAATTTTGGTTAAGCCGGCTGCGGTGGGCGCCGGATTCGGAATAATCAACGGTATCGGAAATCTTGGCGGCTTCCTCGGTCCATACGTTGGGGGTTGGATAACCGACGCCACCGGGTCAACGCCCTTTGCCACAGTTGTGTTTGGCGCCTCCGTAGTGATGGCTGGTGTTATGGCCGTGCTTCTTACCCCCGCCGTTAAACGGGAACTTGCCCAGCGCAAAGAGGCACAAAAAGTTGGTGAACTTTAG
- a CDS encoding DeoR/GlpR family DNA-binding transcription regulator, which produces MDDEIEAKLAVPPSKQDLRRDAITERVLEIGSIRIDTLVDELNVSRMTIHRDLDALEARGVLRKSRGVVTAVASSLFEASTDYRLRQQSAEKRAIAKLAFDLIEPGEAIVLDDSTTGLNLAELLPQKEPLTVITNFGRVLDMLYGKRGISLISTGGEYYQLCDAYKGNLALSALSQLSADTYFMSTPAVSNGVCFHQQPELIQVKRAMFQCAKKRVLIADHTKFYKRALYSMMPIREFDIVISDAALSREHVTEIRRSGVQLIIAKTRPGKTEIS; this is translated from the coding sequence ATGGATGATGAGATTGAGGCCAAACTTGCTGTACCACCATCAAAGCAAGATTTGAGGCGCGACGCGATAACCGAACGCGTTCTTGAGATTGGATCTATCCGAATAGATACGCTCGTCGATGAACTCAATGTGTCACGAATGACGATTCACCGCGATCTGGATGCCTTGGAGGCTCGCGGTGTGCTGCGTAAATCTAGAGGTGTAGTGACTGCAGTAGCGTCAAGCCTATTTGAGGCGTCAACTGATTATCGTTTGCGGCAACAATCTGCAGAAAAGCGCGCGATTGCCAAACTAGCGTTTGATCTTATTGAACCTGGGGAAGCGATCGTACTAGACGACTCAACAACAGGCTTGAATTTAGCCGAATTGTTGCCCCAAAAAGAACCTCTAACAGTTATCACCAATTTTGGGCGCGTCCTAGACATGCTTTATGGCAAGAGAGGCATTTCACTTATCTCCACGGGTGGGGAATATTACCAACTATGTGACGCCTATAAAGGCAACTTGGCTCTTTCAGCTTTAAGCCAGTTGAGCGCGGATACATATTTCATGTCCACACCTGCCGTCAGCAATGGCGTTTGTTTCCACCAACAACCTGAGCTGATTCAAGTTAAACGTGCCATGTTCCAGTGCGCAAAAAAGCGTGTATTGATTGCTGACCATACGAAATTCTATAAACGGGCGTTGTATTCGATGATGCCAATACGCGAATTCGACATTGTTATTTCCGACGCGGCATTGAGTCGCGAACATGTGACTGAGATTCGACGAAGTGGCGTCCAATTAATCATTGCAAAGACGCGTCCGGGAAAAACTGAAATCAGTTAG
- a CDS encoding RuBisCO large subunit C-terminal-like domain-containing protein, producing MSQAYNKNDAVLATYTFSIPANVDPLEKVRAFAVGQTIGTWVEVPGLTKEMIDKYQGEVVDITSLDPSDLVTDDQGVATYAATLALPAVSIGADVPRLFTALLGNDASTSMAAKLTEVQLPASMTSGFSGPKYGVAGLRKVLGVQSRPLLLNMIKPCTGLTPAQGSEIFRKTALGAPDLIKDDELMGDPEFSPIDQRVAAYNKAAEQAFEETGHRTIYVPNITAQGTTLFENAKRAVNAGARALMVCYAAVGYGSVVELRERFDVPILGHYASANTYYENASSGMSAALALGFFPRLVGADMAVINTPYSGYPMRKAAYLATARKLLAPAGDLRPSFPVVGGGVKPGVVHRYLDDLGTDIILASGGAIQGHPQGPAAGVRAMYQAIDSYMDGVTLEEAAKEHAELSTALDVFGVVK from the coding sequence ATGTCCCAGGCGTATAACAAGAATGATGCGGTTCTCGCGACATACACCTTTTCCATCCCCGCCAATGTTGACCCATTAGAAAAAGTTCGAGCCTTTGCTGTAGGCCAAACCATTGGAACATGGGTAGAAGTACCTGGCTTGACAAAGGAAATGATTGACAAATATCAAGGTGAAGTCGTCGACATTACGAGCTTAGATCCCAGCGATTTAGTTACGGACGATCAAGGTGTCGCAACATATGCAGCAACTCTCGCCTTACCTGCGGTGAGTATTGGAGCTGATGTTCCTCGTCTGTTTACCGCTCTGCTGGGCAATGATGCCTCAACCTCAATGGCAGCAAAGCTTACTGAGGTTCAACTGCCCGCGTCGATGACAAGCGGGTTTTCGGGTCCAAAGTACGGCGTGGCTGGGCTGCGAAAGGTTCTAGGCGTCCAATCTCGCCCGCTTCTGCTCAATATGATCAAACCATGCACTGGTCTAACACCTGCTCAGGGAAGTGAAATCTTCCGCAAGACAGCATTAGGTGCTCCTGACCTAATCAAAGACGATGAGCTTATGGGGGATCCAGAGTTTTCTCCCATTGATCAGCGTGTCGCAGCATATAACAAAGCCGCAGAGCAGGCCTTTGAAGAAACCGGTCACAGAACCATCTATGTACCTAACATCACTGCTCAAGGTACAACCTTGTTCGAGAATGCTAAACGCGCGGTCAATGCCGGCGCGCGTGCCCTCATGGTGTGCTATGCAGCGGTCGGCTATGGCAGTGTTGTCGAATTGCGGGAAAGGTTCGACGTTCCCATCCTCGGCCATTACGCCTCAGCCAACACCTACTACGAGAACGCGTCATCGGGGATGTCAGCTGCTTTGGCGCTCGGGTTTTTCCCAAGGCTAGTGGGTGCTGATATGGCAGTTATCAATACCCCCTACAGTGGCTACCCCATGAGGAAGGCGGCGTATTTAGCGACAGCACGCAAACTGCTAGCACCAGCCGGTGATTTGCGACCGTCATTCCCCGTTGTCGGTGGTGGAGTTAAGCCTGGGGTTGTGCACCGATACCTAGACGACTTAGGTACGGACATTATTTTGGCCTCAGGTGGGGCTATTCAAGGCCATCCGCAAGGGCCTGCCGCAGGTGTTCGGGCAATGTATCAAGCAATTGACTCCTACATGGATGGAGTGACATTGGAAGAAGCAGCCAAAGAACACGCTGAGTTATCAACTGCACTAGACGTATTCGGGGTGGTCAAATGA
- a CDS encoding amidohydrolase family protein, with protein MIKRVDVHAHIWEESDIPPQIRSYDSSRSLSCDGETLVSSMDKNGIDASIAVALAYEPDLSDEHIRRINDFVLRECSKYPKRLIPFCCVNPRSPNAAMIVAEAIADGHKGLKFHGAFQNMGVDDPGLWPIYKVLEEAQKPVLFHSGDIGVLPLNDRYTNVSRFDSVFCDFPQMPAILGHAGRIDFSRTAGLLRKHPNVYVDISSVIGRDPNLQTYPLRDLITKVKTWAGAVDRILFGSDMPLYSYEKTLGNLDLLISELQETPDPVISAEDVVAIRDAHSSTFLNRYQL; from the coding sequence ATGATCAAGCGCGTTGACGTCCACGCTCATATTTGGGAAGAATCGGACATTCCGCCCCAGATTAGGAGTTATGACTCCAGTCGCTCACTTTCCTGTGATGGTGAAACATTAGTTTCTTCCATGGACAAAAACGGCATTGACGCATCGATCGCTGTTGCACTCGCTTATGAACCAGATCTATCTGACGAGCACATCAGGCGCATCAACGATTTTGTTCTGCGTGAATGCAGCAAATACCCCAAGCGTCTAATTCCGTTTTGTTGCGTGAATCCGCGCAGCCCGAATGCGGCGATGATCGTTGCAGAGGCAATAGCTGACGGCCACAAAGGTCTAAAGTTCCATGGGGCATTTCAAAACATGGGTGTTGATGATCCTGGGCTGTGGCCGATCTACAAAGTGTTGGAAGAAGCTCAAAAGCCCGTTCTTTTTCACTCTGGTGATATCGGTGTCCTCCCGCTCAATGACAGATATACGAACGTTAGCCGTTTTGATTCAGTGTTCTGCGATTTTCCACAGATGCCCGCCATCTTGGGGCATGCCGGACGCATCGACTTCTCGCGGACGGCAGGTCTGCTGCGAAAGCACCCAAACGTTTACGTCGATATCAGCTCTGTGATCGGACGCGATCCAAACCTCCAGACCTACCCGCTGCGTGATCTCATCACGAAGGTCAAGACCTGGGCTGGGGCTGTAGATCGGATTCTATTTGGATCTGATATGCCCCTTTACAGTTACGAAAAAACACTGGGCAACCTCGACTTACTTATTTCTGAGTTACAGGAGACCCCCGATCCTGTGATCTCAGCCGAAGATGTTGTCGCAATTCGCGATGCACATTCGTCAACATTTTTGAATCGCTACCAACTCTGA
- a CDS encoding 4-hydroxythreonine-4-phosphate dehydrogenase PdxA — MSASSLPKLALTLGDLSGVGPELAMKLLDIEDNRNRADIRLLASQAEVDHFSAEVGVEVPTATEPTPGKVTLVGSKYADQPVERGRTSIAGGRRVMQDLLDCLDMYKKGEADAIMFLSLNKTALHDAGMHEEDELRWFAKELGYDGTTSELNFVENLTTSRVTSHCSIADVPRRINARSVYEAIKLLDNVIKGNGVEKPRLAVCALNPHAGENGQFGREEIDHIAPGVKLAQVDGINAAGPFPCDTIFIAARNGDYDGVVTMYHDQGQIAMKLMGFDGGVTVQGGLPVPIATPAHGTAYNIVGQNKASLGPTQRAFNIAVNLGKNVANSRKGF, encoded by the coding sequence ATGTCTGCATCTAGTCTGCCAAAACTAGCTTTAACTCTTGGCGATTTGTCAGGAGTCGGTCCTGAACTAGCTATGAAACTTTTGGATATAGAGGACAATCGAAATCGTGCCGATATCCGGCTACTCGCTTCACAAGCGGAGGTCGATCATTTTTCGGCCGAAGTGGGTGTGGAAGTGCCAACTGCTACCGAACCGACGCCGGGGAAGGTTACATTAGTTGGTTCAAAGTATGCCGATCAGCCCGTAGAGCGTGGGAGGACGTCAATCGCTGGCGGTAGGCGAGTTATGCAAGATTTGTTGGATTGTCTGGACATGTATAAGAAGGGCGAAGCCGACGCCATTATGTTCCTCTCGTTGAACAAGACAGCACTTCATGACGCTGGAATGCATGAAGAGGATGAGTTGCGTTGGTTCGCCAAAGAACTTGGTTATGACGGCACTACCTCTGAGCTGAACTTTGTGGAGAATCTGACCACTAGCCGGGTCACTTCGCACTGCTCAATTGCAGATGTGCCGAGACGAATTAATGCTCGTTCGGTCTATGAGGCCATCAAGCTGCTTGACAACGTTATTAAAGGCAATGGCGTTGAAAAACCTAGGTTGGCGGTGTGTGCTTTGAATCCACACGCCGGTGAAAATGGTCAATTTGGACGCGAGGAGATTGATCACATCGCTCCGGGTGTGAAGTTGGCTCAGGTAGACGGCATAAACGCGGCTGGACCGTTCCCGTGTGACACGATATTCATCGCAGCCCGTAACGGCGACTATGACGGGGTCGTGACCATGTACCATGACCAAGGGCAAATCGCCATGAAGCTAATGGGATTCGATGGCGGTGTCACTGTTCAGGGTGGGCTGCCCGTCCCCATTGCGACTCCGGCTCATGGAACGGCATACAACATTGTCGGTCAAAATAAGGCTTCTCTAGGACCAACTCAGCGTGCTTTTAATATTGCGGTCAATTTAGGGAAAAATGTCGCAAATTCGCGCAAGGGATTCTGA
- a CDS encoding MBL fold metallo-hydrolase, with product METVDTHIVLLGTAGGAVTWGSAGTSTACRYGTSTALVVAGKIYIVDFGMGVARQLTRANPLGRPEAKIFEDLQAMFITHMHSDHTLDLSNLLLCGYNQGWPSHRVEVYGPWDRVLSPHLYSDLPESDVWTPGAEKFVDNLLSAFEAETLDRVYGAKKRDPHDMLVGVNVQRPRIIGRDAHGDFNQSGNSDSQMNLGHLETPVDPFFVYEDDRVHVSATLTEHGSMYPAFAYRFDTDDGSVVFSGDTGPSENVIRLATNADVLVHEVIDPNYARWQFGNPPYTPKQQQALDVVFQKHCSVEVVGAIAQRCSVRTLVLNHFVPGNLPQGSWASKVTGFDGHVIEGRDLDTVHLANV from the coding sequence GTGGAAACGGTTGATACACACATTGTTCTTCTCGGTACAGCAGGCGGCGCAGTCACATGGGGCTCTGCGGGCACGTCTACTGCATGCCGATACGGGACTTCGACAGCTCTAGTCGTTGCTGGAAAGATTTATATTGTCGATTTCGGCATGGGGGTTGCTCGGCAGCTAACCAGGGCAAATCCCCTGGGGCGTCCTGAAGCGAAAATTTTTGAAGATCTGCAAGCAATGTTTATTACACATATGCATTCTGATCACACCTTGGATCTGTCAAACCTATTGTTATGTGGATACAACCAAGGGTGGCCGTCGCATCGAGTTGAGGTTTATGGCCCATGGGACAGAGTTCTTAGCCCTCATCTTTACTCAGACTTGCCAGAGTCAGACGTGTGGACACCAGGTGCTGAAAAATTTGTGGATAATCTACTGTCCGCATTCGAGGCCGAAACTCTCGACAGAGTTTATGGCGCAAAGAAACGTGATCCGCACGACATGCTCGTCGGGGTCAACGTCCAACGTCCCAGGATAATCGGGCGTGACGCTCATGGGGACTTTAACCAATCCGGGAATTCTGATTCTCAGATGAACCTGGGGCACCTGGAAACACCTGTAGATCCGTTCTTTGTGTATGAAGACGATCGAGTACACGTGAGCGCAACATTGACAGAACATGGATCCATGTACCCTGCATTCGCCTACCGCTTTGACACAGATGACGGATCGGTAGTCTTTTCAGGTGATACTGGGCCTTCTGAGAACGTAATTCGGCTTGCCACAAATGCCGATGTGCTAGTTCATGAAGTAATCGACCCAAACTATGCTCGGTGGCAATTCGGAAATCCTCCGTACACCCCCAAGCAGCAACAAGCGCTTGACGTAGTATTTCAGAAACACTGTTCGGTTGAAGTTGTGGGGGCGATTGCCCAACGCTGTTCAGTGCGAACATTGGTACTAAACCATTTTGTTCCAGGCAATCTGCCACAAGGGTCATGGGCGTCAAAAGTGACAGGCTTCGACGGGCATGTCATCGAAGGTCGCGACCTAGACACCGTGCACCTTGCCAACGTTTAG
- a CDS encoding tripartite tricarboxylate transporter substrate binding protein produces the protein MMKKVTALGAILAASVLTLTACSGGGGSSEKADASFNPGNRLTMIVPMAPGGGSDMSGRAIASGLEPIVGKTISVENQQGGGGAVGYAAFMGHEGDASYLLATETALINLALTEDVPFSWRSFTPIMKVGQDSTIMVVPRDSSFGTCADVVKEAKTKDVKVAVSGGVTGNDAIQFGLIEKDQNVTFQRVPYESGGEAIAAALGGHVDVALTNPSEVMGQLGSGDMKALCVIADKRYEYEELKDIPTTIEQGINVTFAQFRGVIAPGGISDEAKEYWISAAKEYTASDAFKEYMSSNYMQTDTLFGDDFSKYLEDYEKDLKAGLGK, from the coding sequence ATGATGAAGAAAGTCACCGCGTTGGGCGCTATCTTAGCTGCCTCTGTCTTGACTTTGACGGCTTGCAGCGGAGGCGGAGGTAGCTCCGAAAAAGCGGATGCGAGTTTTAATCCAGGCAACCGGCTAACCATGATCGTGCCAATGGCGCCGGGTGGTGGTTCGGATATGTCTGGACGGGCGATAGCTTCAGGGCTAGAGCCAATTGTTGGTAAAACTATCAGCGTAGAGAACCAACAGGGCGGCGGTGGTGCTGTTGGTTACGCGGCTTTTATGGGTCACGAAGGTGATGCTTCGTATCTGCTTGCTACAGAAACCGCGCTGATTAATCTGGCCTTGACTGAGGATGTTCCGTTCAGCTGGCGTTCGTTCACTCCAATTATGAAGGTTGGTCAGGACTCCACAATAATGGTCGTCCCGAGAGATTCTTCATTTGGTACGTGCGCCGACGTAGTGAAGGAAGCTAAAACCAAGGACGTGAAGGTTGCCGTCTCGGGTGGCGTAACTGGCAATGATGCGATTCAGTTTGGCCTGATTGAAAAAGATCAAAATGTCACTTTCCAGCGGGTTCCGTACGAATCCGGCGGCGAGGCCATAGCTGCAGCGCTGGGTGGCCACGTCGATGTTGCGCTGACTAACCCGAGTGAAGTTATGGGTCAGCTTGGGTCTGGGGATATGAAAGCATTGTGTGTTATCGCCGATAAGCGTTATGAATATGAAGAGTTGAAGGACATTCCGACCACTATCGAGCAAGGCATCAATGTTACCTTTGCTCAGTTCCGTGGAGTGATTGCTCCTGGGGGTATTAGTGACGAGGCCAAGGAGTATTGGATCAGCGCCGCTAAAGAATATACCGCATCTGATGCATTCAAGGAATATATGAGCAGTAATTATATGCAAACCGATACTTTGTTTGGTGACGATTTCTCCAAATATCTGGAAGATTACGAAAAGGATCTAAAGGCCGGTTTAGGCAAGTAG